A genomic segment from Ignavibacteriales bacterium encodes:
- a CDS encoding DUF362 domain-containing protein has protein sequence MKPLSENSSKKKYNKLSISVIIIAELLLTVNILPQSLPTWEVNNPVSKVFVMDEIPPTAGSLAAGDTTVPDEYLVDPAIDSLFRLMETQGTYLHRTSSRPFGIVGSDDIVIIKGSFQWDFRNTTSTDRIKGVIWQILNHPDGFTGEILVGDNTQWASTGEDDNNSEDPNQCILDVINTFHSKGYPVYLFEWKNIMNNVVTEYSDGDYNDGYPYDPASKITYPKFQSPSGNHYISLKNGIWNATTQTYNHDRLCIVDFPVLKAHGWTGATLAIKNWIGVLTVAYQDERYGGDGPMHFDYMFSEYALPAKVMQVTFPELTIIDAAWANPERNYGSDAVQLNMLLGSTDPFAASWYASKYMLTPIAYYPEKTNPDNVGGEYNVCLNNWINCMHDSGFAVTIDSSEISVYNLSIIPVELTSFSADVDNGDVILNWRTSTETNNFGFQVERSNDRVTFDKIAFVPGFGTTTDAKTYSYRDEALTSNENYYRLKQLDLNGSHSYSNIIKVDLNPARNICS, from the coding sequence CAAAGGTTTTTGTAATGGACGAAATTCCACCAACGGCTGGTTCTTTAGCTGCCGGTGACACTACCGTACCGGATGAGTATCTGGTTGATCCTGCAATTGACAGTCTGTTTCGGTTGATGGAGACGCAAGGTACTTATTTACACAGAACATCTTCCAGACCTTTTGGTATTGTTGGCTCAGATGATATTGTGATAATAAAAGGAAGTTTTCAGTGGGATTTTAGAAACACTACAAGCACGGATAGGATTAAAGGAGTAATATGGCAAATACTAAATCATCCTGATGGATTCACCGGTGAAATTCTCGTAGGTGATAATACACAATGGGCATCGACCGGAGAAGACGATAATAATTCAGAAGATCCAAATCAATGTATTCTTGATGTTATAAATACTTTTCATTCTAAGGGATATCCTGTTTATTTATTCGAGTGGAAAAACATAATGAATAATGTAGTAACAGAATATTCTGATGGTGATTATAATGATGGATATCCTTATGACCCGGCCTCTAAAATTACTTATCCAAAGTTCCAATCACCATCCGGCAATCATTATATATCATTAAAAAATGGAATCTGGAATGCGACTACTCAAACATATAATCACGATCGTTTATGCATAGTTGATTTTCCTGTCTTAAAAGCCCACGGTTGGACTGGTGCAACATTAGCAATAAAGAATTGGATAGGAGTTCTTACTGTTGCATATCAGGACGAACGATATGGAGGTGATGGTCCTATGCACTTTGACTATATGTTCAGTGAATATGCACTACCTGCAAAAGTAATGCAAGTTACATTTCCAGAACTAACAATAATTGATGCAGCCTGGGCCAATCCAGAACGTAATTATGGTAGTGATGCCGTACAACTTAATATGCTATTGGGTTCTACCGACCCTTTTGCAGCCTCCTGGTATGCTTCTAAATATATGCTAACACCCATAGCATACTATCCGGAAAAAACCAATCCAGATAATGTTGGTGGTGAGTATAATGTATGCTTAAATAATTGGATAAACTGTATGCACGATTCTGGTTTTGCGGTTACTATAGATTCTTCCGAAATATCAGTTTATAATCTTTCAATTATTCCAGTTGAGCTTACATCATTCTCTGCTGATGTAGATAATGGCGATGTGATTTTAAATTGGAGAACATCAACTGAAACGAATAATTTTGGTTTTCAGGTTGAGAGAAGTAATGACAGAGTGACATTTGATAAGATAGCATTTGTTCCTGGTTTTGGAACTACCACCGACGCCAAAACATATAGTTACAGAGATGAAGCTTTAACTAGTAACGAAAATTATTATAGACTTAAACAGTTAGATTTAAATGGAAGCCATTCTTATTCAAATATTATAAAGGTTGATCTTAATCCCGCCAGGAATATTTGTTCTTAG